The following are encoded together in the Clostridium sp. BJN0013 genome:
- a CDS encoding GTPase domain-containing protein, protein MFNFISLVFLGTAGIIAGIVYGFLKCALSYFKAFNYSFNRKYSLKTKAKLGEPAVEKYFFNKQYEDLSNTYESAKSINSGNILMLKSQMETKSYFTYYRVKTAQKVIYILGNLINVICVSIHFLIVTIISMPIYLFYFIVLCGEKFKFKKGKIGGVCPSCLTRFDIPYYICPNCGRVHKMLTPGPYGIIKRKCKCKEVIPCTNLGGRFKLQAICPVCGKDIESRESSPICIPVVGPEYSGKTSFIYSAINTLRDHISREKKWNVAFLNQDCEDEIKKCLESFKKGIPPKKTDNSHTEVYNIFIHSPRFFNKKLLYFYDIAGEYFNSRANIRTQKHYKYIEGLIFVMDPLCMAQGERYIKKDESVKSRFRDIKNIHDFIDRFILGLREINQIEPKKLITIPAAVVINKMDLFGYSGPIEDFLRELGEDAIIKKFEYNFANYKFFSCSLFQYEKTATAEVVSWILSEANSELK, encoded by the coding sequence ATGTTTAATTTTATTTCATTAGTGTTTTTAGGTACAGCAGGTATAATTGCAGGAATAGTTTATGGATTTTTAAAGTGTGCCTTAAGCTATTTTAAAGCTTTCAACTATAGTTTTAATAGAAAATATTCACTGAAAACCAAGGCAAAATTGGGAGAACCTGCAGTGGAAAAATATTTTTTTAATAAACAGTATGAGGATTTGTCAAATACTTATGAAAGTGCAAAATCCATCAACAGTGGTAATATTTTAATGTTAAAAAGCCAGATGGAAACGAAATCATATTTTACATATTACAGGGTAAAAACTGCTCAAAAGGTAATATATATATTAGGTAATTTAATAAACGTAATCTGTGTTTCAATACATTTTTTAATAGTAACCATTATAAGTATGCCCATTTACCTGTTTTATTTTATAGTGTTATGTGGTGAAAAGTTTAAATTTAAAAAAGGAAAAATAGGAGGAGTGTGTCCAAGCTGTCTAACCAGGTTTGATATACCTTATTATATATGCCCAAATTGTGGAAGAGTTCATAAAATGCTAACTCCAGGACCCTATGGTATAATTAAAAGAAAGTGCAAGTGTAAAGAAGTAATTCCCTGCACTAATTTAGGAGGAAGATTTAAGCTTCAGGCTATATGCCCTGTATGTGGAAAAGATATTGAAAGCAGAGAATCCTCTCCTATATGTATACCTGTTGTAGGACCGGAATATTCAGGGAAGACTTCCTTTATATATTCTGCTATAAATACCTTAAGGGATCATATTTCAAGAGAAAAAAAGTGGAATGTAGCATTTTTAAATCAAGATTGTGAGGATGAAATTAAAAAGTGTTTAGAATCTTTTAAAAAAGGTATTCCACCTAAAAAGACTGATAACAGTCATACAGAGGTATATAATATTTTTATACATTCACCTAGATTTTTCAATAAAAAACTTTTATATTTTTATGATATTGCAGGGGAATATTTTAATTCAAGGGCTAATATAAGGACACAAAAACATTATAAGTATATAGAAGGTTTGATTTTTGTCATGGATCCCTTGTGCATGGCTCAGGGGGAAAGGTATATTAAAAAAGATGAATCTGTAAAAAGTAGGTTCAGAGATATAAAAAATATACATGATTTTATAGATCGTTTTATACTTGGATTAAGGGAAATTAATCAAATCGAGCCTAAGAAACTTATTACAATACCTGCTGCAGTTGTAATAAATAAAATGGACTTGTTTGGGTATAGTGGACCTATAGAAGATTTTCTTCGGGAACTAGGAGAAGATGCCATAATAAAAAAATTTGAATATAACTTTGCAAATTATAAATTCTTTTCCTGCAGCCTGTTTCAATATGAAAAAACTGCTACAGCAGAAGTTGTAAGCTGGATTTTAAGTGAAGCAAATAGTGAGCTTAAATAA
- a CDS encoding VWA domain-containing protein: protein MKSKTKWTLVVILICVLQMFFIPFSGVGAEEASKGTSMDVIFALDSSGSMAESDPEKIREEAIKMFLDMGQIQGNKAGLVAYSDSIVREHNLDSINSSEDRDRIKSMASNISLGQKTDTGRGLLEAVKLMESGHKSGNNPVIILLSDGKNDPERSQDESLNDLKNALQICKSKGYPVYTIGLNYNGTVDKTQLGDISSSTGGKNYITNTASDLPAILTDIYADNSKLKVQDGGTIKANGDFQELKVNIPNSNVLEANISMLSSTPVEVKLLNPSGSEVSIPSENTLFTSSNKYSMLKLINPVKGQWTVKVKGVSGNDIKVSYIFNYDIQLKAAFTPENPGKGDKMKIEAYFTSNGNKVTDEELYKNAGAKLIVKNLKDSLSKEIPLISEDNLFKGEYSYLEEGKYELKVRVDGDSFYRESNTLVIGDNTGVGTPKAQPKSFIKNPIILTVIGIILAAICIYIIIIVIKKKRIRGFGRIELNIRDENTGEALSPQFRNLDNYTGSFTLFDVLGLKEEYAETESIKFIFKKDDSIELINKSNCTLQRSGKILENNSGIILYNGNKIKVFLNKVPKSILVEFHAK from the coding sequence GTGAAGAGCAAAACTAAATGGACTTTAGTTGTAATTTTAATATGTGTGCTTCAGATGTTTTTTATTCCTTTTTCAGGGGTTGGAGCAGAGGAGGCTTCTAAAGGTACCAGCATGGATGTGATTTTTGCACTTGATTCCAGTGGTTCCATGGCAGAAAGTGACCCTGAAAAAATACGGGAGGAAGCCATAAAGATGTTTCTTGATATGGGTCAGATTCAAGGTAACAAGGCAGGTCTTGTAGCTTATTCAGACAGCATAGTGAGAGAACATAATTTAGACAGTATAAATTCATCGGAAGACAGAGACAGAATAAAGAGTATGGCCTCTAATATTTCTCTTGGGCAGAAAACAGATACAGGCAGGGGACTTTTAGAGGCAGTAAAATTAATGGAAAGTGGCCATAAAAGTGGAAACAATCCGGTTATAATTTTATTATCCGATGGGAAAAATGATCCTGAAAGGAGTCAGGATGAGTCTTTAAATGATTTAAAAAATGCCCTTCAAATCTGTAAAAGTAAAGGTTACCCTGTATATACCATAGGACTTAATTATAATGGAACCGTAGATAAAACTCAGCTTGGTGACATATCCAGTTCAACTGGAGGTAAAAACTACATAACAAATACAGCCTCGGATCTTCCTGCCATCCTTACAGATATATATGCAGATAATTCAAAGCTTAAGGTTCAAGATGGAGGTACCATTAAAGCTAATGGGGATTTCCAGGAATTAAAGGTTAACATCCCCAATTCAAATGTACTTGAGGCCAATATATCAATGCTTTCAAGTACTCCTGTAGAAGTGAAACTTTTAAATCCTTCAGGAAGTGAGGTTTCCATACCTTCTGAAAATACCCTGTTTACCTCATCTAATAAATATTCAATGCTTAAACTTATCAACCCTGTAAAGGGACAGTGGACAGTTAAGGTTAAAGGAGTAAGTGGAAATGATATAAAAGTAAGTTATATATTTAACTATGATATTCAACTGAAGGCAGCCTTTACCCCTGAAAATCCAGGTAAGGGAGACAAGATGAAGATTGAAGCTTATTTTACCAGTAATGGAAATAAGGTTACAGATGAGGAACTTTATAAAAATGCAGGGGCAAAACTCATTGTTAAAAATTTAAAAGACAGCTTGTCTAAGGAAATACCTTTAATTTCAGAGGACAATTTATTTAAAGGTGAATATTCCTATTTGGAAGAGGGAAAATATGAGCTTAAGGTAAGAGTAGATGGAGACAGCTTTTATAGGGAAAGCAATACCCTGGTTATAGGAGATAATACTGGTGTGGGGACGCCTAAGGCCCAGCCAAAATCCTTTATTAAAAACCCAATAATTTTAACTGTAATTGGAATTATACTGGCAGCTATTTGTATTTATATAATTATTATAGTGATAAAGAAAAAACGTATCAGAGGCTTTGGACGCATAGAGTTAAACATAAGGGATGAGAATACCGGTGAAGCTTTATCTCCGCAATTTAGAAATTTAGACAACTACACAGGAAGCTTTACTCTATTTGATGTATTGGGGCTTAAAGAAGAATATGCAGAAACTGAATCCATCAAATTTATATTTAAAAAGGATGACAGCATAGAACTAATTAATAAGTCAAACTGTACCCTTCAAAGGTCAGGAAAAATATTGGAAAATAACTCCGGCATAATACTTTATAATGGAAATAAAATAAAAGTGTTTTTAAATAAAGTTCCAAAAAGCATACTGGTGGAATTTCATGCTAAATAG
- a CDS encoding tubulin-like doman-containing protein, whose protein sequence is MNSRIREHLQDLEVSRGGGIISDKIRIETIPNPMLIIGLGGTGIDAMLRLKYQINKRFILEEDTISNTRKDKPKKVEFLGFETNQGEKNKRYPGNGGVGLDPQSELVMLSNAEIRSILKDRKILDDCIKEWLSPELSSESGTDGAGGVRQVGRLLLFTKINEIVDCIEKKIRLLQEDKEETLHVFILSGLSGGTGSGTFIDIAYIVRGIMNNIYGSKGDDKVNIMGYLFTPDVNLSRSADNQSSQSYIIKNGFAALKELDYLMGIGDRHERFTQKYRNRLTVDSPMPPFNLCHLISATNIDGRPMSNAYDYCMNVTAENIVNFMSSEVRESGGVFAIQDYISNLKQNTDNMAKPYMSNYKYVIIGASSAVLPLEEITTYLAYKLFEKMQYIFHNIPEENEVDKFIKRLNLDEDGVIERFEEQVQNRKPITGYKDREKYNYSNVIKKQSVNIDEEMKEYLRDCINEYNKVKVQYPGQIQKEVRELVDGIFKDPKRGPFYASRILFSKGFCVIKTLEVEITFLKERLSNISREIKLKKELAEDKFIQAKKAILFTKEGRKNDFIEAKSEEYILKAEEERIIRMIEFYEKVIENLSQLNNRIYKVYTDILNELNKIFKEDGDILAKGEEIEGALGRTYSWTVVRVPDLTDYIERVVNKETADELVRKFSYKLLEESQKWLDEVHIDVVGSISNFVSEEYGSVITQSMEEFLSLEYGEDKSIISIIKDKIAPKLDKDAVPIFHINNMEALNFPTWSMVSVPTNAKKILEGIKEYKRNSHKGDSINIKKSTVTNRIFWLNTKNGVPLYSYAPIKHYEEIYEKTLFERDGIGRHLYQSENKNWIYLPSPIPEQSWGTTYVNERVKNYNEEVRGLFKRAMELGCIVDTEKGSNERYKCIITKKFNIDEFMNQYSIDMQEDKPNVGEIKRAISDIEKLLEEGITPVENHDMQKYYIFESSDEEKAQNNLIRTPELTKLLRGEVEKYETILAKKEELCNIIENLSKSQADMDNFIRALYTDTIAKKGVFYVYNGGEESKVSIEPFINTLKQKEYQHEAIFRKYVSLDERDKVIIDVTSDRRLENLSMEENTKTLILNIDTLLETFKDCVRELDIRKYQLVNGDELFAFYNEILSRLQEVRKQLEQ, encoded by the coding sequence ATGAACAGTAGAATTAGAGAACATCTTCAAGACCTTGAAGTAAGCAGGGGAGGAGGAATTATAAGCGATAAAATACGTATAGAAACCATACCAAATCCCATGCTTATAATAGGACTTGGAGGAACTGGCATAGATGCAATGCTTAGATTGAAATATCAAATCAACAAAAGATTTATCCTGGAGGAGGATACTATTTCAAATACAAGAAAAGATAAGCCCAAAAAAGTAGAATTTTTAGGCTTTGAAACCAACCAGGGAGAAAAGAATAAAAGATATCCTGGAAATGGGGGGGTGGGACTTGACCCTCAAAGTGAATTGGTCATGCTGTCAAATGCAGAAATAAGATCTATTTTAAAAGATCGTAAAATATTGGATGACTGTATAAAGGAGTGGCTGTCACCGGAGCTGTCTTCTGAAAGTGGTACCGATGGTGCAGGAGGGGTAAGACAGGTAGGAAGACTTTTACTATTTACAAAAATCAATGAAATTGTTGACTGTATTGAAAAGAAAATAAGATTACTGCAGGAAGACAAAGAAGAAACTCTTCATGTATTTATACTTTCCGGACTTTCAGGGGGAACTGGCAGTGGTACTTTTATAGATATAGCCTATATAGTAAGGGGAATAATGAATAATATATATGGCTCAAAAGGTGATGACAAGGTAAATATAATGGGATATTTATTTACTCCTGATGTAAATTTGTCGAGGTCTGCGGATAATCAGTCTTCACAATCCTATATTATAAAAAATGGTTTTGCAGCACTTAAAGAGTTGGATTATCTCATGGGTATAGGAGACAGACACGAGAGATTCACACAGAAATACAGAAACAGACTTACTGTAGATTCACCAATGCCCCCTTTTAATTTGTGTCATTTGATTTCTGCCACCAATATAGATGGAAGACCCATGAGTAATGCCTATGATTACTGTATGAATGTTACAGCGGAAAATATTGTTAATTTCATGTCCAGTGAAGTAAGGGAATCCGGTGGAGTATTTGCAATACAGGATTATATAAGTAATTTAAAACAAAATACTGATAACATGGCAAAGCCCTATATGTCAAACTACAAATATGTAATTATAGGAGCATCTTCTGCAGTACTGCCTCTGGAAGAAATAACTACATATCTTGCCTATAAACTTTTTGAAAAAATGCAGTATATATTTCATAATATTCCAGAGGAAAATGAAGTGGATAAGTTTATAAAAAGGCTTAATCTGGACGAGGATGGTGTAATTGAAAGATTTGAAGAGCAGGTTCAAAACAGGAAGCCAATAACAGGGTACAAAGATAGAGAAAAATACAACTATAGCAATGTAATAAAAAAACAATCAGTTAATATTGATGAGGAAATGAAAGAATATTTAAGAGACTGTATAAATGAATATAATAAAGTGAAAGTTCAATATCCAGGACAAATTCAAAAAGAAGTACGGGAATTGGTAGATGGAATTTTTAAAGATCCAAAAAGAGGACCTTTTTATGCATCTAGAATTTTATTTTCCAAAGGCTTTTGTGTTATAAAGACATTGGAGGTAGAAATTACATTCCTTAAGGAAAGATTGTCTAATATATCCCGGGAAATAAAGTTAAAAAAGGAACTAGCTGAGGATAAATTTATACAGGCTAAAAAAGCAATTTTGTTCACCAAAGAGGGTAGAAAAAATGATTTCATAGAAGCAAAAAGTGAGGAGTATATATTAAAAGCAGAAGAAGAAAGAATCATAAGAATGATAGAGTTCTATGAAAAAGTAATTGAAAATTTAAGCCAATTAAATAATAGAATATACAAGGTATATACAGATATATTAAATGAATTAAATAAAATATTTAAAGAAGACGGGGATATACTGGCAAAAGGTGAAGAAATAGAAGGGGCTCTTGGAAGGACTTATTCCTGGACGGTAGTTAGGGTGCCGGATTTAACAGACTATATAGAGAGGGTTGTAAACAAGGAAACTGCAGATGAACTGGTGAGAAAATTCTCCTATAAACTTTTGGAAGAATCCCAGAAGTGGCTGGATGAGGTTCACATAGATGTGGTGGGCTCAATTTCAAATTTTGTCTCTGAAGAGTACGGAAGTGTAATAACCCAGTCCATGGAGGAATTTTTATCTCTTGAATATGGAGAAGATAAATCAATTATCAGCATAATAAAGGATAAAATAGCACCAAAACTTGATAAGGATGCAGTTCCTATTTTCCATATAAATAATATGGAAGCTTTGAATTTTCCTACATGGAGCATGGTTTCAGTACCTACAAACGCCAAAAAGATTCTTGAGGGAATTAAAGAGTATAAGAGAAATTCCCATAAGGGTGATTCTATTAATATTAAAAAAAGTACAGTGACTAACAGGATATTCTGGCTTAACACCAAAAATGGAGTACCTCTTTATTCCTATGCCCCTATAAAGCATTATGAAGAAATTTATGAAAAAACACTATTTGAAAGAGATGGAATAGGAAGACACTTATATCAAAGTGAAAATAAAAACTGGATATATCTCCCTTCACCTATTCCAGAGCAGTCCTGGGGTACAACTTATGTAAATGAAAGGGTAAAGAACTATAATGAGGAGGTAAGAGGCCTTTTTAAAAGGGCAATGGAACTTGGATGTATAGTAGATACGGAAAAAGGAAGCAATGAAAGATATAAATGTATTATTACAAAAAAGTTTAATATTGATGAATTTATGAATCAGTACAGTATTGATATGCAGGAAGATAAACCTAATGTAGGGGAAATAAAAAGGGCAATATCGGATATTGAAAAACTTTTGGAAGAGGGAATTACCCCTGTGGAAAACCATGATATGCAGAAATATTATATATTTGAAAGCAGTGATGAGGAAAAGGCACAAAATAATCTTATAAGAACTCCTGAACTTACCAAACTTTTAAGAGGAGAAGTAGAAAAATATGAAACAATTCTGGCTAAGAAAGAGGAGCTTTGTAATATAATAGAAAATTTAAGCAAGTCTCAAGCAGATATGGATAATTTTATAAGGGCTTTATATACAGATACTATAGCGAAAAAGGGGGTATTTTATGTTTACAATGGAGGAGAAGAGAGTAAAGTAAGTATAGAACCTTTTATAAACACTTTAAAACAAAAGGAATATCAGCATGAAGCTATATTTAGAAAATATGTTTCACTAGATGAAAGAGATAAGGTAATTATAGATGTAACCTCTGATAGAAGGCTTGAAAATCTTTCAATGGAGGAGAATACTAAAACTCTTATTTTAAATATAGATACTCTCCTAGAAACTTTTAAAGATTGTGTTCGGGAATTGGATATCAGAAAATATCAACTGGTAAATGGAGATGAACTTTTTGCTTTCTACAATGAAATACTTTCAAGGCTGCAGGAAGTAAGAAAACAATTGGAACAATAG
- a CDS encoding IS110 family transposase encodes MLKIVYSICCGIDVHKKFVVATVTSTNENNITTYATKQFSTYSKNLFHLKEWLSEHNCKEVCMESTGKYWIPIYNILEDSCNITLANPKYVKNIPGKKTDKKDSLWLADLHKHGLVKGSFIPPKAIRELRDLMRYRFKLTNFRSSEKNRFQNSLTVSNIMISSVVSDTFGKSSSAIIKYAMEHPDKLDIDYTQFLHKSMLSKADEIKIAMQGSISKNQTAKMSVCLNHYDYINNCISQLDTAISLISSEFKSQIELIASAPGITTQSATTIISEIGVDMSVFPDAKHLCSWAGLTPQNNESAGKKKSVRISRAGAYLKPILIQCANAAIKNKSCPYFKYRYESIKKRRGHKRAIIAIARMLLTCIYNMLLKNEAFDNSIYEKYLKRENTSRHFQPDIDRIILFLQAQGFEVTKVSQEISPKIS; translated from the coding sequence ATGTTAAAAATCGTTTATTCTATTTGTTGCGGTATTGATGTTCACAAAAAATTTGTAGTTGCAACTGTAACATCAACCAATGAGAATAACATCACTACCTATGCAACCAAACAATTCAGTACTTACTCAAAGAATCTTTTCCATTTAAAAGAGTGGTTATCTGAGCATAACTGTAAAGAAGTTTGTATGGAAAGCACCGGAAAGTACTGGATACCTATCTATAACATACTTGAAGATTCCTGTAATATTACTCTGGCTAACCCAAAGTACGTTAAAAACATTCCCGGCAAAAAAACTGATAAAAAAGATTCTCTATGGCTTGCAGACTTACATAAGCATGGATTAGTTAAAGGAAGTTTTATTCCTCCAAAGGCCATAAGAGAACTACGAGACCTTATGCGCTATCGCTTTAAACTTACAAATTTCCGTTCAAGTGAGAAAAACAGATTCCAAAATTCATTAACAGTTTCAAATATCATGATTTCAAGCGTAGTATCAGATACCTTTGGTAAATCATCATCAGCTATAATTAAATATGCCATGGAGCATCCTGATAAATTAGATATAGACTATACTCAATTTCTACACAAGAGTATGTTATCTAAGGCTGACGAAATTAAGATTGCTATGCAAGGAAGCATCTCTAAAAATCAAACAGCAAAGATGTCTGTATGCTTGAATCATTATGATTATATTAACAATTGTATTTCTCAACTTGATACTGCCATTTCATTAATTTCAAGTGAATTTAAGTCACAAATTGAGCTTATTGCTTCTGCCCCTGGGATAACTACACAATCTGCTACAACTATAATTTCTGAAATTGGAGTGGATATGTCAGTCTTTCCAGATGCTAAACATCTGTGTTCTTGGGCAGGTCTTACACCACAAAATAATGAAAGTGCTGGCAAAAAGAAAAGTGTTCGTATAAGCCGTGCCGGAGCTTATTTAAAGCCAATACTTATTCAGTGTGCTAATGCAGCAATAAAAAACAAGTCCTGCCCATACTTTAAATATCGTTATGAAAGTATAAAGAAAAGACGTGGGCACAAAAGAGCAATTATTGCTATAGCAAGAATGCTTTTAACCTGTATTTATAATATGCTTTTAAAAAATGAAGCCTTTGATAATTCTATTTATGAAAAATATCTAAAAAGAGAAAACACTTCTCGACATTTTCAACCTGATATAGATAGAATTATTTTATTTCTTCAAGCTCAAGGCTTTGAAGTAACAAAAGTAAGTCAAGAGATATCACCGAAAATAAGTTGA
- a CDS encoding TetR/AcrR family transcriptional regulator: MARKKDDAEFICEYKIKDHKIITMEEEKRERVIAAAFREFNKGYHLANLDEIAKKAGISKGLIFHYFGSKRGLFLFLIKYSLDIIIMEYRKVILESSDFLENIRIVSKQKLEMFFRYPLMFGFLVKTYSDSAVKDVFPEGLPGDLPQSSPFIAVQLVRQRSNHDNMLFKDDIDSEKAQNIIMWTMHGYIDSLFRYGDDVDAYKAHSEEMLKELDEYLQILRKILYR; this comes from the coding sequence ATGGCGAGGAAGAAAGACGATGCCGAATTTATATGTGAATATAAAATCAAAGACCATAAAATTATAACTATGGAAGAAGAAAAACGTGAACGGGTTATCGCAGCAGCATTTAGAGAATTCAATAAAGGATACCATCTGGCAAATTTAGATGAAATAGCCAAGAAGGCGGGTATATCTAAGGGATTAATATTTCATTATTTTGGCTCGAAAAGGGGGCTTTTCCTGTTTCTCATTAAGTATTCACTGGACATTATTATTATGGAGTATAGAAAGGTTATTTTAGAAAGCAGTGACTTTCTTGAAAATATCAGGATTGTGTCAAAACAGAAACTAGAGATGTTCTTTCGTTACCCGCTTATGTTTGGGTTTCTGGTGAAAACCTACTCTGACTCAGCAGTGAAGGATGTTTTTCCGGAAGGGCTTCCGGGAGATTTGCCGCAATCGTCGCCCTTTATTGCGGTGCAGTTGGTCCGCCAAAGATCCAATCATGACAATATGCTGTTCAAGGATGATATTGACAGTGAAAAGGCACAAAACATCATTATGTGGACGATGCATGGCTACATCGACAGCTTGTTCCGGTATGGCGACGATGTTGACGCCTACAAGGCGCATTCTGAGGAGATGCTAAAAGAGCTTGACGAGTATCTGCAGATTCTTCGCAAAATCTTATATCGATAA
- a CDS encoding ABC transporter ATP-binding protein — protein MFIEVTTLKKSYTTDVIKTEVLKGIGMKLDKGEIGVILGPSGSGKSTLMNIIGGIDRGDSGRVFVDGVEINNLNDDRLTDYRRGDVGFVFQFYNLIPNLTVGENIEVVSNISKSPLDTDEVLAAVGMQDKKHRFPRELSGGEQQRVSIARAIVKNPKLLLCDEPTGALDFQTSRSILKLLQEVNKKYGTTILMITHNAAIAGMANQVFKLRSGEIVEELVNEQIVPAERIEW, from the coding sequence ATGTTCATTGAGGTTACAACCTTAAAGAAAAGCTACACGACGGATGTGATTAAGACCGAAGTCTTAAAAGGAATCGGGATGAAGCTCGATAAGGGAGAAATCGGCGTCATTCTCGGGCCTTCCGGTTCTGGAAAATCCACACTGATGAATATCATCGGGGGTATCGATCGTGGCGACAGTGGACGGGTTTTCGTTGACGGTGTCGAGATCAACAATCTGAATGATGATAGGTTAACCGATTATCGGCGCGGGGACGTCGGTTTCGTCTTCCAGTTTTATAATTTGATTCCCAATCTTACAGTCGGGGAGAACATTGAAGTGGTATCCAATATAAGTAAATCACCTCTCGATACTGACGAAGTTTTAGCAGCAGTCGGTATGCAGGATAAAAAGCACCGCTTCCCCCGGGAGCTTTCCGGTGGTGAACAGCAGCGGGTATCCATTGCAAGGGCGATTGTCAAAAATCCGAAGCTGCTGCTTTGTGATGAACCAACCGGAGCACTGGATTTTCAGACTTCCCGCAGCATTTTGAAACTCCTGCAAGAGGTGAACAAGAAATACGGAACCACCATTTTGATGATCACCCACAACGCCGCCATTGCCGGTATGGCGAACCAGGTGTTCAAACTCAGGAGCGGTGAAATCGTGGAAGAATTGGTGAATGAGCAAATTGTTCCGGCGGAAAGGATTGAATGGTAA
- a CDS encoding transposase, whose amino-acid sequence MINDQEYITTELKKILEKMIILSSYRLNNLIAIVVGIIVSQSVILSKISQELKDSYSSGTEESKIKRLRRFLTNKAINCEKIYEFFAYRLLQKYKSHSKKIYIIFDHTTIIDKFVILQFSLKVGRRAVPLWYKMFLYKDEGSKDFKYIKQGLNFIHKIVVPYNFDVTILADRGFKSVDLFKFIDKTLKFKYCIRCTKNLEISICGKPNIKKLGNIIPLKGKTRHFYNVKLTSKKYICNLAVCRAESSDDTWFIANNLEQTFSIREYKKRFDIEEMFKDFKSGGFNLEGTWTHNIQYARTLYLCICIAYCWMITLGTSCTKDKKNKLIGATKTLRDKQVRIYSLFRAGVKWFKRCYYSLRNTYYLKIAFTLYEY is encoded by the coding sequence ATGATCAATGATCAAGAATATATTACTACAGAATTAAAAAAAATACTAGAAAAAATGATAATTTTATCATCATACCGTTTAAATAACTTAATAGCTATAGTTGTAGGAATAATAGTTTCACAGTCAGTTATATTATCCAAAATATCTCAAGAGCTGAAGGATTCCTATTCTTCAGGTACAGAAGAAAGTAAAATTAAAAGATTGAGAAGATTTTTAACTAACAAGGCTATTAATTGTGAGAAAATATATGAATTCTTCGCATATAGGTTACTACAAAAGTATAAAAGTCATTCAAAGAAAATATATATAATTTTTGATCACACAACTATTATAGATAAATTTGTTATATTACAGTTTTCTTTAAAAGTGGGAAGAAGGGCAGTTCCCCTGTGGTATAAGATGTTCTTATATAAAGATGAGGGAAGTAAAGATTTCAAGTATATTAAACAAGGACTTAATTTTATACATAAAATAGTAGTTCCCTATAATTTTGATGTTACAATTTTAGCAGACAGGGGATTTAAAAGTGTCGATTTGTTTAAGTTTATAGATAAGACTTTAAAATTCAAGTATTGTATCAGGTGTACAAAAAATTTAGAAATATCAATATGCGGTAAACCAAATATAAAAAAGCTGGGAAATATAATACCTTTAAAGGGAAAGACAAGACACTTTTACAATGTAAAATTAACATCTAAAAAATATATATGCAATCTGGCAGTCTGCAGGGCAGAAAGTTCTGATGATACCTGGTTCATAGCAAATAATTTAGAACAGACCTTTTCAATTAGAGAATATAAAAAAAGATTTGATATAGAAGAAATGTTTAAAGATTTTAAATCTGGTGGGTTCAATTTAGAAGGTACCTGGACACATAATATCCAGTATGCAAGAACCTTATATTTATGCATTTGTATAGCTTACTGCTGGATGATAACCCTTGGAACATCTTGTACAAAAGATAAGAAAAATAAACTTATTGGGGCTACAAAAACATTGAGAGACAAACAGGTAAGAATCTACAGCTTATTTAGGGCTGGAGTTAAATGGTTCAAAAGATGTTATTATTCTTTAAGAAATACCTATTATTTAAAAATTGCTTTTACATTATATGAATATTAG